The following are encoded in a window of Brevibacillus sp. DP1.3A genomic DNA:
- the sleB gene encoding spore cortex-lytic enzyme: MKQPVKWLLAVVVFALLVTTAVMVSPLRSDAFSKQIVKVGAEGSDVREMQYRLKHLGFYTGKVDGVFGWRSYWALRNFQYEFGLTIDGVLGAQTKVKLYNTTKNYKPTASDLGAPQTATPAPSKPSKPTYHAAGISENDLRLMANAVYGESRGEPYIGQVAVAAVILNRAKNAAFPNTPAGVIFEPRAFTAVADGQIWLAPNEQAKKAVNDALKGWDPSDGAIYYFNPDTATSGWIWSRPQIKKIGRHIFCR; this comes from the coding sequence ATGAAACAGCCTGTCAAATGGCTGCTAGCTGTGGTAGTATTCGCACTTCTGGTTACGACTGCGGTTATGGTATCTCCGTTGCGCTCAGATGCATTCAGTAAGCAGATCGTCAAAGTAGGGGCAGAAGGCTCAGACGTGCGTGAGATGCAGTATCGCTTGAAGCACCTTGGTTTTTATACGGGAAAAGTAGACGGCGTATTCGGGTGGCGTTCTTATTGGGCGTTGCGTAACTTTCAGTATGAGTTTGGCTTAACCATAGACGGTGTCCTCGGAGCGCAGACGAAAGTAAAGCTATATAACACAACGAAAAATTATAAGCCCACTGCTTCTGATCTCGGGGCGCCACAAACCGCAACCCCTGCACCATCGAAGCCTTCTAAGCCTACGTATCACGCAGCCGGAATATCGGAGAATGACCTGCGTTTGATGGCGAATGCTGTTTACGGAGAATCGCGTGGAGAGCCTTACATCGGCCAAGTGGCAGTGGCGGCTGTCATTCTAAACCGGGCGAAGAACGCGGCCTTTCCCAATACACCCGCGGGCGTTATCTTCGAACCGCGTGCCTTTACAGCCGTGGCGGATGGTCAAATTTGGCTAGCACCGAACGAGCAGGCAAAAAAAGCAGTGAATGACGCGCTCAAAGGTTGGGACCCATCAGACGGAGCCATTTATTATTTCAACCCGGATACAGCTACATCCGGTTGGATTTGGAGCCGCCCTCAAATCAAAAAGATCGGCAGACACATTTTTTGCCGCTAG
- the cax gene encoding calcium/proton exchanger, producing the protein MNLKLFFSLVGGSMLLALFAHYFSGNEMLQFVTASLAIIFFAAWLGKSTESVAHYAGDRIGGFLNATFGNAAELIIAFFLVKEGLFDMVKASITGAIIGNMLLVLGLSTLLGGLKYKEQTFNSRLASHNASLMTLAIVALFIPAVFMFDLPMIKVEIISIVIASLLIIAYILWLIFSMITHSDFLSDIEPQESDAVWSKGVSLLMLAVSTFFVAVVSEWLVEGVQHVSESLGWSELFVGAFVIAIIGNAAEHSAALLLALKGRIGAAVEIAIGSSLQIALFVAPTLVIISLLLGNPMDIVFTTFELAAIGVATFITISITRDGATNWFEGVLLLTVYVILGTVFFFA; encoded by the coding sequence ATGAACTTGAAACTCTTTTTCTCATTAGTAGGCGGGAGCATGCTGTTAGCTCTTTTCGCCCACTATTTTTCTGGAAATGAAATGCTCCAATTCGTCACGGCTTCTCTTGCCATCATTTTTTTTGCGGCTTGGCTCGGAAAATCGACAGAGAGCGTCGCCCATTATGCTGGGGACCGAATCGGCGGCTTTCTTAACGCTACCTTCGGAAATGCCGCAGAACTCATTATTGCCTTTTTTCTGGTGAAAGAAGGCTTGTTCGATATGGTCAAAGCCTCTATTACGGGTGCGATCATCGGAAATATGCTGTTGGTTCTTGGCTTGAGTACGTTACTGGGCGGTCTCAAATACAAGGAACAAACCTTCAATAGCAGGCTGGCAAGTCACAATGCTTCGCTGATGACACTCGCGATCGTAGCTTTGTTCATACCGGCCGTCTTCATGTTCGATTTGCCTATGATCAAGGTGGAGATCATCAGCATCGTCATCGCCAGCCTGCTCATCATTGCCTACATTTTGTGGCTCATCTTTTCAATGATTACACACAGCGATTTTTTATCGGATATCGAGCCACAAGAAAGTGATGCAGTTTGGTCAAAGGGTGTCTCACTCTTGATGCTTGCTGTCTCCACTTTTTTCGTTGCCGTTGTCTCGGAATGGCTGGTAGAGGGTGTACAGCATGTCTCCGAATCGTTAGGGTGGTCGGAGTTATTCGTCGGTGCTTTTGTCATTGCGATCATCGGGAATGCCGCAGAGCACAGCGCTGCCTTGCTTTTGGCACTAAAAGGACGCATCGGTGCAGCAGTTGAAATCGCGATCGGCTCCAGCCTGCAAATTGCCTTGTTCGTAGCCCCTACTCTCGTCATCATCAGTCTCTTGCTAGGCAATCCTATGGACATCGTGTTCACTACCTTTGAATTGGCTGCGATCGGAGTTGCTACCTTTATTACCATTTCCATCACTCGGGATGGCGCCACGAACTGGTTTGAAGGCGTACTTCTCTTGACGGTGTATGTTATTTTGGGTACGGTCTTTTTCTTCGCGTAG
- a CDS encoding sodium-dependent transporter, whose translation MKQAEQWTSRLGFILAAAGSAIGLGAIWKFPYMVGTSGGGAFFLLFIIFTLGIGLPLLLGEFTIGRSTQKEAISAYKTIAPGSLWHWIGRLGVITCFLLLSFYSVVGGWILSYLLRGFTGQLQGPAYDKVFGDVIGDPVGAVVAQLVFMLITAWVVARGVQSGIESANKYMMPGLFLLFMVLMVRSLTLDGAMEGVSFFLSPDFSKLTAESILYALGQSFFALSVGVSVMVTYSSYLAKNESLVRSAGSIVSLNLLVSLFAGLAIFPAVFSLGVEPTAGPGLLFIVLPSVFEQIAFGSIFLLIFLALFLFATLTSAFSMMEIIVASLAKGDETKRKRLAWVIGLLIFIVGVPSALSFGVWSEVTLFGKSIFDAMDFLVSNILMPLGALLIAIFVPLKMKRETLINELGAHTSLGKRMFIIWLLLIKYVAPIAILAVFLQMLGIW comes from the coding sequence ATGAAACAAGCCGAACAATGGACGAGCAGGCTCGGCTTCATCTTGGCAGCAGCAGGCTCGGCAATTGGACTGGGGGCCATTTGGAAATTTCCTTATATGGTTGGAACGAGCGGTGGTGGAGCGTTCTTTCTGCTATTCATCATCTTTACGCTAGGAATTGGTCTTCCGCTGTTGCTAGGAGAATTCACAATCGGACGCAGTACACAAAAAGAGGCGATCAGTGCGTATAAAACAATTGCGCCTGGCTCACTCTGGCATTGGATTGGTCGCCTTGGAGTGATCACCTGCTTCTTGCTCTTGTCCTTTTACAGTGTGGTGGGGGGCTGGATTCTTAGTTATCTTCTTCGCGGGTTTACTGGTCAATTGCAAGGGCCAGCTTATGATAAAGTATTTGGTGACGTTATCGGTGATCCTGTTGGGGCAGTAGTTGCCCAGTTGGTTTTCATGCTCATTACCGCATGGGTAGTAGCGAGAGGCGTACAGAGTGGAATTGAGTCTGCTAACAAGTACATGATGCCTGGTTTGTTCCTTTTATTCATGGTATTGATGGTTCGTTCCTTGACGTTGGATGGGGCTATGGAGGGCGTTTCCTTCTTTCTGAGTCCTGATTTTTCCAAGCTGACTGCTGAATCGATCCTGTACGCATTGGGTCAATCCTTTTTCGCGCTGAGCGTCGGGGTGTCCGTCATGGTCACGTACAGCTCGTACCTTGCCAAAAACGAAAGTCTGGTTCGTTCTGCTGGATCGATTGTCAGTTTGAATCTGCTCGTATCGCTGTTTGCCGGTTTGGCGATATTCCCTGCAGTCTTCTCCCTTGGAGTAGAACCAACAGCAGGGCCAGGATTACTGTTTATCGTACTGCCTTCTGTGTTTGAACAAATTGCCTTCGGTAGCATTTTTCTGTTAATCTTTTTGGCTCTTTTCCTTTTCGCTACATTGACTTCGGCTTTTTCGATGATGGAAATTATCGTAGCTTCTCTTGCAAAGGGGGACGAAACGAAGCGTAAACGTCTCGCTTGGGTGATTGGTCTGTTGATTTTTATCGTTGGTGTTCCGTCGGCTTTGTCATTCGGCGTATGGAGCGAGGTTACGCTGTTCGGCAAATCTATCTTTGATGCGATGGACTTTTTGGTCAGTAATATCTTGATGCCATTGGGAGCGCTGCTCATTGCGATCTTCGTTCCGCTGAAAATGAAGCGTGAAACCTTGATAAACGAGCTGGGGGCGCATACTTCTCTGGGCAAACGCATGTTTATCATTTGGCTGCTCCTGATTAAATATGTAGCACCTATCGCGATTCTCGCCGTTTTCCTGCAAATGCTGGGTATCTGGTAA
- a CDS encoding YlaN family protein: MTEIKVPDLEQKALALLQADADKIYKLIDVQMENLTMPQCPLYEEVLDTQMFGLSREVEYAVRLGLISEDIGREIMGSLERKLAHLHELFNQK, encoded by the coding sequence TTGACAGAAATTAAGGTTCCCGATCTGGAACAAAAAGCGCTAGCGTTGCTTCAAGCAGACGCCGACAAAATTTACAAGCTGATCGACGTACAGATGGAAAACCTGACCATGCCGCAGTGCCCACTGTATGAAGAAGTGCTGGATACCCAAATGTTCGGGCTTTCTCGTGAAGTAGAGTACGCGGTCCGCTTAGGACTGATTAGCGAAGACATTGGTCGAGAAATTATGGGTTCATTGGAACGTAAATTGGCCCATCTTCATGAACTGTTTAATCAAAAGTAA
- the glsA gene encoding glutaminase A yields MDLKQASEQLEQVRNRSLKYTNKGSVASYIPELAKVDPHQLGVAVCLPDGTILSAGDADVPFSMQSISKIFSLIVALCQNGKEHVFRHVGKEPTGDPFNSIIKLETTESHKPLNPMINAGAIAVAGMIRGANVDERLDAVMALMRKMTGNPHLSINQAVYCSEKKTADRNRALAWFLKDSGILETDVEETLDLYFRHCSIEVTAKEVATLGMVLAADGILVNTGERVIPEEVARICKTFMVTCGMYNASGEFAIDVGIPAKSGVAGGIMATVPHRMGIGVFGPSLDDKGNSVGGVKLLELLSKEWKLGIF; encoded by the coding sequence ATGGATTTGAAACAAGCGTCCGAACAATTGGAGCAAGTACGCAACCGATCACTTAAGTATACAAACAAGGGGAGTGTTGCTTCCTACATCCCTGAATTGGCAAAAGTCGATCCACATCAATTGGGAGTGGCTGTATGCTTGCCCGATGGGACGATCCTTTCTGCTGGTGATGCAGATGTGCCTTTCTCGATGCAAAGTATCTCCAAGATATTCTCTCTGATCGTCGCCTTATGCCAGAACGGGAAGGAACACGTGTTTCGGCATGTGGGAAAAGAACCAACTGGAGACCCGTTTAATTCGATTATTAAGCTCGAGACGACCGAATCCCATAAACCACTGAACCCGATGATCAATGCAGGAGCCATTGCGGTTGCGGGCATGATTCGCGGTGCCAACGTGGACGAACGGCTAGATGCTGTGATGGCTTTAATGCGGAAAATGACGGGGAATCCTCATCTTTCTATCAATCAAGCTGTTTATTGTTCTGAAAAGAAAACGGCTGATCGCAATCGTGCCCTCGCTTGGTTTCTAAAGGACAGCGGCATTCTGGAAACGGATGTAGAAGAGACGCTTGATCTGTATTTTCGCCATTGCTCGATAGAAGTGACAGCGAAGGAAGTAGCTACACTAGGGATGGTGCTTGCAGCAGACGGAATTCTCGTGAATACAGGTGAGCGAGTGATTCCAGAAGAAGTAGCGCGAATCTGTAAGACCTTCATGGTGACTTGTGGGATGTACAATGCCTCTGGTGAGTTCGCGATTGACGTAGGAATCCCCGCGAAAAGTGGGGTTGCTGGCGGTATTATGGCAACAGTGCCACATCGTATGGGGATTGGTGTGTTCGGTCCATCTTTGGATGATAAAGGAAATTCAGTAGGCGGTGTCAAGCTGTTGGAGCTGCTTTCAAAAGAGTGGAAGCTTGGTATCTTTTAG
- a CDS encoding MalY/PatB family protein translates to MHDFDQRIERRGTDSVKWEIQNPKVNGEGMIPLWVADMDFACAPEITEALIKRARHPIYGYTLKSNALYQSLKEWIHKRFGVEVDVSWMTGIPGVVPGIHVAVEAYTASGDGVLIQTPVYHPFYHAVENRGRHVVTSPLLERDGRYEMNWDDLAQKLSDPRVKLMLLCTPHNPIGRVWTREELERLGRLCVENGVLVVADEIHSDLVYEPNVHTPYYSLAPELADQSVTFLSAAKTFNLAGLYTSYLMTENQQLLRNFSITASKMGYENLNLFGMEATIAAYQHGEAWLEELLIYLRKNAAYVHEFLSTRIPGVSMAIPEATYLGWMDFRQLGRSQAELNKLIREEAKLGLHDGTTFGPDGAGFMRINFACPRSILVEAMERLEHAVQK, encoded by the coding sequence GTGCACGATTTTGATCAGCGCATCGAACGCAGAGGGACAGATAGTGTCAAATGGGAGATTCAGAATCCAAAAGTGAATGGTGAAGGAATGATTCCGCTGTGGGTGGCGGATATGGATTTTGCTTGCGCTCCTGAAATCACAGAGGCACTGATCAAACGAGCGAGGCACCCGATATACGGATACACTTTGAAGTCAAATGCCCTTTACCAGAGCTTGAAAGAGTGGATACACAAGCGATTTGGTGTAGAGGTAGATGTGAGTTGGATGACAGGGATACCTGGAGTCGTTCCCGGCATTCACGTAGCGGTAGAGGCGTATACAGCCTCGGGAGACGGTGTCTTGATCCAGACGCCTGTGTACCATCCTTTTTATCATGCAGTCGAAAATCGCGGACGTCATGTCGTTACCAGCCCCCTATTGGAGCGTGACGGCCGTTATGAAATGAATTGGGATGATCTCGCACAAAAGCTGAGCGACCCGCGGGTGAAGCTCATGCTGCTCTGCACACCGCACAATCCGATCGGGCGAGTATGGACCAGAGAAGAGCTGGAGCGCTTGGGAAGATTGTGTGTAGAAAATGGCGTGCTTGTTGTTGCCGATGAGATTCATTCGGATTTGGTCTATGAGCCGAATGTTCATACGCCTTACTATTCGCTGGCACCGGAATTAGCCGATCAGAGCGTTACCTTTCTATCAGCCGCCAAAACGTTTAATTTGGCTGGTCTGTATACTTCCTATTTGATGACAGAAAATCAGCAGTTATTGCGGAACTTCTCCATTACAGCGTCCAAAATGGGCTATGAGAATCTGAATCTGTTTGGGATGGAAGCAACGATTGCAGCCTACCAACATGGAGAAGCATGGCTGGAAGAACTGTTGATCTATTTACGTAAGAATGCAGCCTATGTGCATGAGTTTTTATCGACTCGTATTCCTGGGGTATCCATGGCCATTCCAGAAGCGACATACTTGGGGTGGATGGATTTTAGACAGCTAGGACGTAGTCAGGCGGAGTTGAACAAGCTCATTCGCGAGGAAGCAAAGCTTGGCTTACACGATGGCACCACGTTTGGGCCGGATGGTGCAGGGTTTATGCGAATCAATTTTGCTTGCCCGAGATCGATTCTAGTCGAAGCGATGGAAAGATTGGAGCACGCCGTGCAGAAGTAG
- a CDS encoding AbgT family transporter, translated as MAKGTNVQADLMKQKGILKWIETVGNKLPHPFVLFIILCGVLMVVSAILAAMDFSVMHPAKGEEVAVKSLLSVEGIHWILTSMLKNFIEFPALGLVLAMTLGIGLAEKIGLLTTVLRKMMAGIPASVVSYAIVFVGILGNLASDAAMVIIPPLGGLVFLAMGRHPIAGFAAGMAGVSSGFTANFFIAGTDALLAGISTEVAKTIDPNAMVTPVDNWFFMSASVVILAFIGGWITDKIIEPRLGTYHGDRNVQFEEVTPQENKALRKAGIAALIFVVIVGLLVVPEGSLLRDPKTGDFLTSPFLKGIIPIILLFFVTVSFVYGRAMGLIKTSKDIPHYMSEAIKDMSGFIVLAFTAAQFIAFFNWSNIGILMAVNGAEFMTNMGLTGLPIIIAFTLFTGICSLFITSGSALWAILAPVFMPMLMLLDYNPAFIQVAYRIADSATNTISPVNPYIPLFLAFYQKYNKNAGMGTIFSTMTPYAIVFLVIWILQLTVWYFLDLPFGPGVYAR; from the coding sequence ATGGCGAAAGGCACGAATGTGCAAGCAGATCTGATGAAGCAAAAAGGTATCCTAAAATGGATTGAAACGGTAGGGAATAAGCTCCCGCATCCATTTGTATTGTTCATTATTTTGTGTGGTGTATTGATGGTAGTCTCAGCAATCCTCGCAGCCATGGACTTTTCGGTTATGCATCCTGCTAAAGGCGAAGAGGTTGCGGTTAAGAGTTTGCTTAGCGTCGAAGGTATTCACTGGATTTTAACGAGTATGCTGAAAAACTTTATTGAATTTCCAGCACTTGGTCTCGTTCTGGCGATGACGCTTGGAATTGGACTGGCAGAAAAAATCGGTCTTTTGACGACTGTTCTACGCAAAATGATGGCAGGTATTCCGGCATCGGTTGTCAGTTATGCAATTGTCTTTGTCGGTATATTAGGAAATCTTGCTTCTGATGCAGCCATGGTTATTATTCCTCCGCTTGGCGGTCTTGTGTTCTTGGCAATGGGGCGTCACCCGATTGCAGGTTTTGCAGCTGGTATGGCTGGTGTATCCTCCGGTTTTACAGCGAACTTTTTCATTGCCGGTACAGATGCTCTCTTGGCAGGGATCAGTACCGAAGTAGCGAAAACGATTGATCCGAATGCAATGGTTACACCAGTAGATAACTGGTTCTTCATGTCAGCTTCTGTTGTCATCCTCGCTTTCATTGGTGGATGGATTACCGATAAAATTATCGAACCACGCCTTGGCACGTATCACGGCGATCGAAACGTACAATTCGAAGAAGTAACACCTCAAGAAAACAAAGCACTGCGTAAAGCGGGTATCGCAGCGTTGATTTTCGTAGTCATTGTAGGATTGCTGGTCGTTCCAGAAGGTTCACTGTTGCGTGATCCAAAGACAGGTGACTTCTTGACATCACCGTTTTTGAAAGGGATCATTCCCATCATCCTGTTGTTCTTCGTGACCGTATCGTTTGTATACGGTAGAGCAATGGGACTGATTAAAACATCGAAGGACATTCCGCATTACATGTCCGAAGCAATCAAGGATATGTCCGGCTTTATTGTGTTAGCGTTTACAGCAGCGCAGTTCATCGCGTTCTTTAACTGGAGCAACATTGGTATTTTGATGGCTGTCAATGGCGCAGAATTCATGACAAACATGGGCTTGACGGGCTTGCCGATCATTATTGCCTTTACACTTTTCACGGGTATCTGTAGCTTGTTTATCACGAGTGGTTCAGCGCTGTGGGCGATCCTGGCACCTGTATTCATGCCAATGCTGATGCTGTTAGATTACAATCCGGCGTTTATCCAAGTCGCTTATCGGATTGCGGACTCTGCAACCAATACGATCTCACCTGTGAATCCGTACATCCCGCTCTTCCTGGCTTTCTATCAGAAGTATAATAAGAATGCAGGAATGGGAACGATTTTCTCTACCATGACTCCGTATGCAATCGTTTTCCTGGTGATTTGGATCTTGCAATTGACAGTGTGGTACTTCCTGGATCTCCCATTTGGTCCTGGCGTATATGCTCGCTAA
- a CDS encoding sporulation histidine kinase inhibitor Sda — MKYLSDQMLIEVYHRAVDLQLDAAFIELLREELQHRNIRITQFSA; from the coding sequence GTGAAATACTTAAGTGACCAAATGTTGATAGAAGTATATCATCGAGCTGTCGACCTTCAACTAGATGCAGCTTTTATCGAATTGCTTCGCGAAGAACTACAGCATCGGAATATCCGTATCACGCAGTTCAGCGCCTAA
- a CDS encoding ornithine--oxo-acid transaminase, with translation MSKTNVVIEQTEKFGAHNYHPLPIVISKAEGVWVHDPEGNKYLDMLSAYSALNQGHRHPRIIQALKDQADKVTLTSRAFYNDQLGEFYEKLSAVTGKEMILPMNTGAEAVETALKAVRRWAYDVKKVPENQAEIIVCEGNFHGRTVTVTSFSSAEEYRRGFGPFTPGFKIIPYGDIEALKQAITPNTAAFMLEPIQGEAGIIIPQEGYLKQAQEVCKANNVLLVSDEIQTGFGRTGKMFASDWEDVVPDMYVMGKALGGGVFPISAVAADKEILSVFEPGSHGSTFGGNPLGCAVAVAAMDVLADEGLVQRSLEMGAYFMEKLKEINNPIIKEIRGRGLFIGLELTTAARPYCEKLKELGLLCKETHETTIRFAPPLVISKEDLDWAIDRIKQVLHVTEAANA, from the coding sequence ATGAGTAAAACAAACGTGGTTATTGAACAAACAGAAAAATTTGGTGCGCACAACTATCATCCGCTACCGATCGTTATTTCCAAAGCAGAAGGCGTATGGGTACACGATCCGGAAGGCAATAAATATCTGGATATGCTGAGTGCATATTCTGCGCTGAACCAAGGGCATCGTCATCCACGTATCATCCAAGCTCTGAAAGATCAAGCAGATAAAGTAACGCTCACTTCCCGAGCTTTTTACAATGACCAACTAGGTGAATTTTACGAAAAACTCTCTGCCGTGACAGGAAAAGAAATGATCCTGCCAATGAACACTGGTGCAGAAGCAGTAGAGACAGCACTCAAAGCGGTTCGTCGCTGGGCTTATGACGTGAAAAAAGTACCAGAGAACCAAGCAGAAATCATCGTATGTGAAGGCAACTTCCATGGTCGTACTGTCACAGTAACTTCCTTCTCTTCTGCAGAAGAGTACAGACGTGGCTTTGGACCATTCACGCCTGGTTTCAAAATCATTCCTTATGGCGATATCGAAGCGCTTAAGCAAGCGATTACACCGAATACAGCAGCATTCATGCTGGAGCCAATCCAAGGGGAAGCAGGCATCATCATTCCGCAAGAGGGCTACTTGAAGCAAGCACAAGAGGTATGTAAAGCAAACAATGTACTCTTGGTCAGCGATGAGATTCAAACGGGCTTTGGTCGCACAGGTAAAATGTTTGCCAGCGATTGGGAAGATGTAGTACCAGACATGTACGTCATGGGGAAAGCTCTTGGCGGTGGCGTGTTCCCAATCTCCGCAGTAGCAGCAGATAAAGAAATCTTGAGCGTGTTTGAGCCAGGCTCCCACGGTTCTACCTTTGGCGGAAATCCACTCGGATGTGCAGTTGCTGTTGCAGCTATGGATGTATTGGCTGACGAAGGTCTTGTACAGCGCTCCCTGGAAATGGGCGCATACTTCATGGAGAAATTGAAAGAAATCAACAACCCAATCATCAAGGAAATTCGCGGTCGCGGTCTGTTCATTGGTTTGGAGCTGACAACAGCGGCTCGTCCATATTGCGAAAAACTAAAAGAACTGGGACTCCTGTGCAAAGAAACACATGAGACAACCATTCGCTTTGCACCGCCACTCGTCATCAGCAAAGAAGATCTGGATTGGGCAATTGATCGCATCAAGCAAGTTCTGCACGTGACAGAAGCTGCAAACGCATAA